One genomic window of Nerophis lumbriciformis linkage group LG29, RoL_Nlum_v2.1, whole genome shotgun sequence includes the following:
- the LOC133571995 gene encoding NAD-dependent protein deacetylase sirtuin-3: protein MNSADKRAQRPAVIRQTRNSRSAQQLNEGLDPGLEKRKKNPDLARDQDLSQRIVCGPASEAKLSQASPAAFRPTSAPKRPPVAKGCSGLASVAQLMRLGRCKNVVVVAGAGISTASGIPDFRTPGTGLYANLDAYNIPYPEAVFNVDYFSDNPQPFFSLAKALYPGSHRPNFIHYFIRTLHHKGLLLRMYTQNIDGLEKACGIPDDKLVEAHGSFATASCHLCYTPYPPEEAKHAIMNDGVPACTFCAATVKPDVVFFGEDLPQKYFLHTKDFPKADLLIIMGTSLQIEPFASLVNTVRSTVPRLLLNRHAVGQFERIPLRRGDHVELGDLENTVRAFAEMLGWKDEVEELMKRQEQEVCSS, encoded by the exons ATGAACAGCGCGGATAAAAGAGCCCAGCGGCCTGCAGTAATTCGACAAACGCGAAACTCCAGGAGTGCACAGCAGCTCAATGAGGGTCTGGACCCTGGGTTGGAAAAGAGAAAGAAGAATCCGGACTTGGCCCGAGATCAGGACCTCAGCCAGAGGATCGTGTGCGGGCCTGCAAG TGAAGCCAAGCTGTCCCAAGCGAGCCCTGCAGCCTTCCGGCCAACGTCAGCTCCGAAGCGTCCACCTGTGGCCAAAGGCTGCAGTGGGCTGGCCTCGGTGGCCCAGCTGATGAGGCTGGGTCGCTGTAAGAACGTGGTGGTGGTGGCCGGAGCCGGAATCAGCACCGCCAGCGGGATTCCCGATTTCAG AACTCCAGGAACGGGCCTTTACGCCAACCTGGACGCCTACAATATCCCGTATCCAGAAGCCGTTTTCAACGTGGACTACTTCTCCGACAACCCGCAGCCTTTCTTCTCCCTGGCTAAGGCGCTCTATCCCGGCAGCCACAGGCCCAACTTCATTCACTACTTCATCCGCACGCTGCACCACAAAGGCCTGCTGCTGAGAATGTACACGCAGAACATCGACGGCTTGGAGAAAG CGTGTGGCATCCCGGACGACAAACTGGTGGAAGCTCACGGCAGTTTTGCCACCGCTTCCTGCCACCTCTGCTACACGCCGTACCCGCCGGAGGAGGCCAAG CACGCCATCATGAACGACGGCGTCCCCGCGTGCACCTTCTGCGCCGCGACAGTCAAACCCGACGTGGTGTTCTTCGGAGAGGACCTTCCTCAAAAGTACTTCCTCCACACCAAAGACTTCCCCAAAGCGGACCTGCTCATCATCATGGGAACGTCCTTACAG ATCGAGCCTTTTGCCAGCTTGGTGAACACGGTGCGCTCCACGGTGCCGCGTCTCCTCCTCAACCGACACGCCGTGGGCCAGTTTGAGAGGATCCCGCTACGGCGGGGGGACCACGTGGAACTGGGCGACCTGGAGAACACGGTGCGGGCGTTTGCGGAAATGCTGGGCTGGAAGGACGAGGTGGAAGAGCTGATGAAGCGACAGGAACAAGAGGTGTGCTCCTCTTGA